A DNA window from Paenibacillus andongensis contains the following coding sequences:
- the uca gene encoding urea carboxylase: MFTKVLIANRGAIAVRIERTLRKLGVASVAVYTGADQDSLHVDGADEAVLIGEGSAKESYLNTELILKTALETGAQAIHPGYGFLSENADFARACRENGIVFIGPAPEQMEMFGLKHSAREIAERAGVPMLPGTPLITELDEALVEAARIGYPVILKSTAGGGGIGMRVCADEATLRAAYDGVRHLAETNFKNGGMFLEKYIARARHVEVQIFGNDFGEVVTLGERDCSIQRRNQKVIEESPAPNLSDEVREAMFDSAKRLAAEVGYRSAGTVEYLYDPETCEFYFLEVNTRLQVEHGVTEEVLGIDLVEWMVLEAANELTNIQSLIRKPVGHSIQARIYAEDCLQQFRPSAGQLDRAVFSDKARNETWVRDGLTVTTLYDPMLAKIIVHGTDRLDAIRKLIEALAETRMYGITTNLQYLQALLQEKDCVDGNVFTQLLNTFEPVERALEVVDGGIQTTVQDFPGRIRHWDVGVPPCGPMDPLSFRIGNKLLGNADDACGLEMTLHGGSYKFRSDMWFCVTGADMQAELDGMAIVTYKPVFAARGQVLSFGEAKEGMRTYLLISGGLDMPKILGSSSTFTLGGFGGHGGRALRTGDVLGVNEGGSPVQEAAELALNHRPVMTREWTIGVIPGPHCTGEFLHAEYLDQLTETSWEVHFNSSRTGVRLKGPAPLWTREDGGEAGLHPSNIHDNAYAVGTLDLTGDMPILLGPDGPSLGGFVCPVTTASAEFWKLGQLHPGDTIRFHLLTLPEAEALRDLQESNLRAIGEGDFGRLVQVQLPAFNEEITPEYPRLFHETANRRFPITIRCCGDQNLLVEYGELELDLLLRFQVQALMQAIVESGSIPVLDLTPGIRSLQIHIDPSRITVIEACKKIVEIDAALPPLEEFRVPSRIVRLPLSWDDPATQLAIQRYQQGVRPDAPWCPSNLEFIQRINGLETIDDVKKIVYDANYLVLGLGDVYLGAPVATPIDPRHRLVTTKYNPARTWTPENAVGIGGAYMCVYGMEGPGGYQFVGRTIQMWNRLRSTESFKAGKPWLLRFFDQIQFYEVSAEELLQLREDFPRGRYEADIQETTFDLGEYLQFLSSIEESAETFRKQQQIAFKEERESWKAKGLAEYVSEQETVNEGPEDELPAGTVAVRGIMPGSVWKVLVSPGEQVKKGDQLAILESMKMEFPQHAPCDGYVSMIGVKPGDQVHAGQLILGIAQSA, translated from the coding sequence ATGTTTACTAAAGTGCTGATTGCTAATCGGGGCGCTATCGCTGTACGCATTGAGCGTACTTTGCGCAAGCTCGGGGTTGCGTCTGTTGCTGTATATACAGGGGCAGATCAAGACAGTTTACATGTGGATGGGGCAGATGAAGCTGTTCTGATCGGTGAAGGGTCGGCGAAGGAAAGCTATTTGAATACAGAGTTGATTTTGAAAACAGCGCTGGAAACCGGTGCGCAGGCGATTCATCCCGGTTATGGCTTCCTGAGTGAAAATGCCGATTTCGCTCGTGCTTGCCGTGAGAATGGCATCGTGTTCATTGGACCTGCGCCAGAGCAAATGGAAATGTTTGGTCTCAAGCATTCTGCGCGGGAAATCGCTGAAAGAGCGGGCGTACCCATGCTGCCGGGAACACCGCTGATTACAGAACTGGATGAGGCGCTAGTTGAAGCTGCGCGGATTGGTTACCCTGTTATTCTTAAAAGCACAGCAGGCGGCGGCGGCATTGGGATGCGCGTCTGCGCAGATGAAGCAACACTGAGAGCTGCTTATGATGGCGTCCGCCATTTGGCAGAGACGAATTTCAAAAACGGCGGCATGTTTCTCGAAAAATATATCGCGAGAGCGCGTCACGTTGAGGTGCAGATTTTCGGAAATGACTTCGGTGAAGTCGTTACGCTGGGTGAGCGAGATTGTTCCATTCAGCGTCGTAACCAGAAGGTCATTGAAGAGAGTCCGGCTCCGAATCTATCGGATGAAGTGCGTGAGGCGATGTTCGACTCGGCGAAGCGTCTTGCTGCTGAAGTGGGCTATCGCAGTGCAGGGACCGTGGAATATCTTTATGATCCGGAGACGTGTGAGTTTTACTTCCTTGAGGTGAACACCAGACTACAGGTTGAGCACGGTGTGACGGAAGAAGTGCTGGGTATTGACCTAGTCGAGTGGATGGTGCTTGAAGCGGCTAATGAGCTTACAAATATTCAATCTCTTATCCGTAAGCCGGTAGGGCACAGCATTCAAGCGCGGATTTATGCGGAGGACTGCCTTCAGCAGTTCCGTCCGAGTGCGGGGCAGTTAGATCGTGCGGTATTTTCTGATAAAGCAAGGAATGAAACGTGGGTTCGGGATGGTCTTACTGTCACAACCCTTTACGATCCGATGCTGGCTAAAATTATCGTCCACGGTACAGACCGTTTGGACGCTATTCGTAAATTGATCGAAGCGCTGGCGGAAACGCGCATGTATGGAATTACAACGAATCTGCAGTATTTGCAGGCTCTTCTTCAAGAGAAAGATTGCGTAGACGGGAACGTCTTCACGCAATTGTTGAATACGTTCGAGCCCGTGGAACGGGCTTTAGAAGTTGTAGACGGCGGAATCCAAACCACCGTTCAGGACTTCCCTGGCCGCATCCGCCACTGGGACGTGGGTGTGCCCCCTTGCGGACCGATGGATCCGCTATCGTTCCGCATCGGTAACAAGCTGCTTGGCAACGCTGACGATGCCTGCGGATTGGAAATGACGCTGCACGGAGGCTCTTATAAGTTCCGCAGCGACATGTGGTTCTGCGTCACAGGTGCGGATATGCAAGCTGAGCTGGATGGAATGGCTATTGTGACGTATAAGCCGGTGTTTGCGGCTCGCGGTCAAGTGCTGAGTTTCGGCGAGGCTAAGGAAGGAATGCGTACGTATCTTCTTATCAGCGGCGGCTTGGATATGCCGAAAATTCTCGGCAGCTCATCCACGTTTACGCTGGGCGGCTTCGGTGGTCATGGCGGTCGAGCGCTGCGTACGGGAGATGTACTGGGAGTGAATGAAGGCGGAAGTCCAGTTCAAGAGGCTGCTGAGCTTGCTCTGAATCATCGTCCGGTGATGACGCGAGAGTGGACGATCGGTGTGATCCCTGGACCTCATTGTACAGGTGAATTTTTACATGCGGAATACTTGGATCAATTGACGGAAACGAGTTGGGAGGTTCATTTTAACTCCTCGAGGACGGGGGTTCGTTTGAAAGGACCTGCTCCGCTGTGGACGCGTGAAGATGGCGGGGAAGCGGGGCTTCATCCATCCAATATTCACGATAATGCCTACGCTGTAGGTACGCTGGATTTGACGGGGGATATGCCTATTCTTCTTGGACCGGATGGCCCGAGTCTTGGTGGTTTCGTATGTCCGGTGACGACGGCGTCGGCTGAGTTTTGGAAGCTGGGTCAGCTTCATCCGGGTGATACCATCCGTTTCCACTTGCTGACACTTCCAGAAGCAGAAGCCCTGCGCGATCTACAGGAAAGTAATTTGCGTGCGATTGGTGAGGGAGATTTCGGACGGCTGGTGCAAGTCCAGCTGCCAGCTTTTAATGAAGAGATTACGCCGGAATATCCACGTCTTTTTCATGAAACAGCTAATCGCAGATTTCCAATTACGATCCGCTGCTGCGGTGATCAAAACCTACTCGTTGAGTATGGCGAGCTTGAGCTGGATTTGCTGCTGCGCTTCCAAGTGCAGGCTTTGATGCAAGCGATTGTGGAGAGCGGCTCGATTCCGGTGCTGGATTTAACGCCAGGGATTCGCTCGTTGCAAATTCACATTGATCCATCACGAATTACGGTGATTGAAGCGTGTAAGAAAATTGTTGAAATTGATGCAGCGCTGCCTCCTTTGGAAGAGTTCCGCGTGCCATCTCGTATTGTTCGTTTGCCGCTTTCTTGGGATGATCCGGCGACGCAGCTGGCGATTCAGCGCTACCAACAAGGGGTGCGTCCAGATGCGCCTTGGTGCCCGAGCAACCTGGAATTCATTCAACGCATTAATGGTTTAGAGACAATTGATGATGTTAAAAAGATTGTTTATGACGCTAATTATCTGGTACTCGGACTAGGTGACGTGTATTTGGGGGCTCCTGTAGCCACGCCTATCGACCCGCGTCATCGCTTAGTCACAACGAAATATAACCCGGCACGAACGTGGACACCGGAGAATGCCGTTGGTATCGGCGGTGCCTACATGTGTGTGTATGGGATGGAAGGTCCGGGCGGTTATCAATTCGTAGGTCGTACGATTCAAATGTGGAATCGATTGCGTTCAACGGAAAGCTTCAAGGCAGGTAAACCATGGTTGTTAAGGTTCTTTGATCAAATCCAATTCTACGAGGTCAGCGCTGAGGAATTGCTTCAACTACGTGAAGATTTCCCGAGAGGCAGATATGAAGCGGATATTCAAGAGACGACATTCGATCTAGGTGAATATTTGCAATTCCTAAGCTCCATCGAAGAGAGTGCGGAAACGTTCCGTAAGCAGCAGCAAATTGCTTTTAAAGAAGAGCGGGAGAGCTGGAAGGCGAAGGGATTGGCGGAGTACGTATCCGAACAGGAGACTGTGAATGAAGGACCGGAGGATGAACTGCCGGCAGGGACTGTTGCTGTACGCGGAATTATGCCGGGTAGTGTGTGGAAAGTGCTTGTATCTCCAGGTGAACAAGTGAAGAAGGGTGATCAACTGGCTATTCTTGAAAGTATGAAAATGGAGTTCCCGCAGCATGCGCCATGTGATGGATATGTTTCGATGATTGGGGTGAAGCCTGGGGATCAAGTTCATGCAGGTCAGTTGATTCTCGGTATTGCACAATCTGCTTAA
- a CDS encoding urea amidolyase associated protein UAAP2 — translation MAVFNRVESPRLVRDAVYSEVIQAGDGWMCVLKPGQVLRIVDLEGNQAADTLFYDAENPEDHYSAVATIAGQSNIYLSTGSVLRAESGKALLEIVADTCGRHDTVGGSCSAQSNTVRYSHDKLSMHNCRDTFMLQLAQHESGAYTKRDLAPNINFFMNVPVTPDGGLKFDDGVSAPGCYVEVQSLGSSMVLISNCPQLNNPCNAYNPTPIQVLIWEK, via the coding sequence ATGGCTGTTTTTAATCGAGTGGAAAGCCCTCGCCTCGTCAGGGATGCCGTCTATAGCGAAGTTATTCAAGCGGGAGACGGTTGGATGTGTGTTTTGAAGCCAGGGCAAGTGCTGCGCATTGTCGATCTGGAAGGGAATCAGGCGGCAGACACGTTGTTTTATGATGCGGAGAATCCGGAAGATCATTATAGCGCGGTTGCGACCATTGCAGGTCAAAGCAATATTTATCTCAGCACAGGCTCTGTCCTCCGGGCAGAATCCGGTAAGGCATTGCTTGAAATCGTAGCCGACACCTGTGGGCGCCATGATACGGTTGGAGGTTCATGCTCGGCTCAAAGCAATACGGTACGCTACTCGCACGATAAACTGTCGATGCACAATTGCCGAGATACGTTTATGCTGCAGCTTGCTCAGCACGAAAGCGGAGCGTATACGAAGCGGGATTTGGCGCCGAATATTAACTTCTTTATGAATGTACCTGTCACACCGGATGGTGGACTGAAGTTCGATGATGGCGTTTCCGCTCCGGGCTGTTATGTAGAGGTTCAGTCGCTTGGCAGCTCTATGGTGCTGATCAGCAACTGTCCGCAGCTTAATAATCCTTGTAATGCCTACAATCCGACACCGATTCAGGTTCTTATTTGGGAGAAGTAA
- a CDS encoding urea amidolyase associated protein UAAP1: protein MADIWSKTIGPGGKWSGAIGRGKLIRFTALEAGANVSIQVFHARDLTERYNMPDTLKAQHTAHLTRGNVLMSDNGRALVSIVEDSVGWHDPLSGYTSRAATDAKYGTTNFQEQRNEWLRSGQENFAVELVRNGLSMRDMMPVVNLFSKVFCDDSGDMHFSTTHCPAGATVTLRTELDALLVLSNTPNPLDPRSTYPSVPVKIEVLAADPVGEDDYCLNYRPENRRAFENTWEYHTLLGGI from the coding sequence ATGGCTGACATTTGGAGCAAGACGATAGGGCCTGGCGGCAAGTGGTCAGGAGCAATTGGTAGAGGGAAGTTGATTCGTTTTACGGCGCTGGAGGCGGGCGCGAATGTGTCTATACAAGTGTTCCACGCGAGGGATCTTACGGAGCGCTACAATATGCCGGATACGCTGAAAGCCCAGCATACTGCCCATTTAACACGTGGTAACGTGCTGATGAGTGACAATGGCCGAGCGTTAGTGAGCATTGTGGAGGATAGTGTTGGTTGGCATGATCCGCTTAGCGGCTACACAAGCCGTGCGGCTACGGATGCCAAGTATGGGACGACGAATTTCCAAGAGCAGCGCAATGAGTGGCTGCGGAGCGGGCAGGAGAACTTTGCAGTAGAGCTGGTGCGTAATGGCCTGAGCATGCGCGATATGATGCCGGTTGTGAATTTATTTTCCAAAGTGTTTTGTGATGACAGTGGGGATATGCATTTTAGCACGACTCATTGCCCTGCGGGAGCAACGGTTACGCTGCGTACGGAATTAGATGCCTTGCTTGTCTTATCGAACACGCCGAACCCGCTTGACCCAAGATCAACATATCCATCTGTACCAGTCAAAATAGAGGTGCTGGCTGCTGACCCAGTGGGTGAAGATGATTATTGCTTGAATTACCGTCCGGAAAATCGCCGAGCTTTTGAAAATACATGGGAATATCACACGCTGTTAGGGGGAATTTAA
- a CDS encoding APC family permease, with amino-acid sequence MKTEVTLRKSLNLSQVVYMGLAWMTPMIYFSIYGIAYENAHGMLTQAYLLAFVAIFFTAYSYGVMSKSFPTSGSAYTYTKKSIHPYLGFLVGWALLLDYFFSPIIACLTFGIYLHAQFPSIPAYVWIIGLNIILGIVNIIGIKFSANISKLFVWIQILFIAVFCFFLFRNITGDVHPLQPFLQTEVPFSSILAGASMICFSFLGFDTITTMSEETKNSEKTIPRAIMIIIITASILYLVPSFLTQLVYPQLTFVDTDSAGFEIVKLVGGAALSSVFITVLILAIFTQGLSSVTSVSRLLFVMGRDAILPKRVFGSLHPKFNTPVTNIVIVSVVSLLALVISLDNAVKFVNFGALTAFFFVNISVIAQKYIKDKQRSPKMTFLYLIMPLIGAGFIGYLLSLLDKDALWMGGGWLLAGIVYHLIRKRSARMLTVASSPVIASSGRPSGSLE; translated from the coding sequence ATGAAAACAGAAGTCACATTACGCAAATCTTTAAACCTATCTCAAGTCGTTTACATGGGACTGGCATGGATGACGCCTATGATTTATTTTTCCATCTATGGCATTGCTTACGAGAATGCACATGGCATGCTGACGCAAGCTTACCTGCTTGCTTTCGTTGCCATCTTTTTCACCGCGTACAGCTATGGTGTCATGTCCAAATCTTTTCCCACCTCAGGCTCCGCATACACCTATACGAAGAAAAGCATCCATCCCTACTTAGGCTTCCTGGTCGGCTGGGCACTGCTGCTTGACTACTTCTTCTCCCCTATTATTGCTTGCCTTACTTTCGGCATCTATCTTCACGCACAATTCCCGTCCATTCCAGCGTATGTCTGGATCATTGGACTCAATATCATTCTTGGCATCGTAAATATAATTGGCATTAAGTTCTCTGCGAATATCAGCAAGCTGTTCGTCTGGATTCAAATTCTTTTTATCGCGGTCTTCTGTTTCTTCCTTTTCCGAAATATCACCGGAGATGTTCATCCGCTGCAGCCATTCCTGCAAACCGAAGTCCCCTTCTCCAGCATTCTTGCGGGAGCTTCGATGATCTGCTTCTCCTTTCTAGGCTTTGACACGATTACGACCATGTCCGAAGAAACCAAAAACTCCGAGAAAACGATTCCTCGGGCCATCATGATTATCATTATTACAGCCAGCATTCTATACTTGGTACCGTCATTCCTGACACAGCTCGTTTATCCACAGCTAACCTTCGTCGATACCGATTCGGCTGGTTTCGAGATCGTGAAGCTCGTTGGCGGAGCCGCACTTAGCTCTGTGTTCATCACCGTGCTTATACTCGCCATTTTCACCCAAGGCTTATCATCGGTAACTAGCGTTTCTCGTCTCCTCTTCGTGATGGGGCGCGATGCCATTCTCCCTAAACGGGTGTTCGGTTCCCTTCATCCTAAGTTCAACACACCAGTCACCAACATTGTGATCGTCAGCGTCGTCTCTCTGCTCGCTCTTGTTATATCGCTAGACAATGCTGTGAAATTCGTAAATTTCGGGGCATTAACGGCCTTCTTCTTTGTAAACATCTCCGTTATCGCTCAAAAATACATCAAAGATAAGCAGCGCTCGCCGAAGATGACGTTCCTCTATCTCATTATGCCGTTGATCGGAGCTGGTTTCATTGGCTATCTACTGTCTCTACTCGACAAAGATGCCCTATGGATGGGAGGCGGTTGGCTCCTCGCGGGCATAGTGTATCACTTGATTCGAAAGCGTTCGGCACGCATGCTAACTGTGGCAAGCAGCCCCGTCATTGCCAGCAGCGGCCGTCCTTCCGGGTCTTTGGAATAG
- a CDS encoding Gfo/Idh/MocA family protein: MIRFAVIGTNWITEEFIHAARETGEFALTAVYSRTEEKAAEFAQKFEVSHIYTSLETFAQSKEFDAVYIASPNSLHAEYAILCMNHGKHVICEKPAASNTAELSAMIKAAQSNKVVFMEALKSTLLPNFKAIQDNLHKLGKIRRYFASYCQYSSRYDAYKQGTVLNAFNPIFSNGSIMDLGVYCIYPLAVLFGAPERVQASGVLLESGVDGEGSLLLSYKEMDAVIMHSKISSSYLPAEIQGEHATMVIDKINTPEKVEIRYRDGSVENLTREQGVRTMRYEAEEFIRLIKSGASESPTNSHANSSIAMAIMDEARKQMGLVFPADRKSGEFE, encoded by the coding sequence ATGATACGTTTTGCTGTTATTGGAACCAATTGGATTACGGAAGAATTCATTCATGCTGCCCGCGAGACGGGGGAGTTCGCCTTAACGGCCGTATACTCGCGTACAGAGGAGAAAGCTGCGGAATTCGCTCAGAAATTTGAGGTTTCTCATATCTATACAAGCCTAGAAACGTTTGCGCAAAGTAAGGAATTCGATGCGGTTTATATTGCGAGTCCGAACTCCTTACACGCTGAATACGCGATACTCTGTATGAATCATGGCAAGCATGTTATCTGCGAAAAGCCTGCGGCATCCAATACCGCTGAGCTTTCAGCGATGATTAAGGCTGCACAAAGTAATAAAGTGGTGTTCATGGAAGCTCTCAAGTCCACGCTGCTTCCTAATTTCAAGGCGATACAAGACAATTTACATAAGCTGGGGAAAATTCGCCGTTATTTTGCGAGCTATTGCCAATATTCCTCAAGGTATGATGCCTATAAGCAGGGAACGGTACTGAATGCGTTCAATCCCATTTTCTCCAATGGCTCGATTATGGATTTAGGTGTTTATTGTATTTATCCGTTGGCGGTACTTTTTGGTGCTCCTGAACGTGTACAAGCAAGCGGAGTACTGCTGGAGTCGGGCGTAGATGGCGAGGGCAGCCTGCTTCTTAGCTACAAAGAGATGGATGCGGTTATCATGCACTCCAAAATTTCGAGCTCCTATCTGCCAGCAGAAATTCAGGGCGAGCATGCGACGATGGTCATCGATAAAATCAACACACCTGAAAAAGTGGAAATCCGTTACCGAGATGGTTCTGTGGAAAACCTGACGCGGGAGCAAGGCGTAAGAACGATGCGTTATGAAGCGGAAGAATTTATTAGGCTTATTAAAAGCGGAGCATCGGAGTCACCGACGAACTCACATGCGAATTCCAGCATTGCCATGGCCATTATGGATGAGGCTAGGAAGCAGATGGGGCTTGTTTTCCCGGCGGACCGTAAATCGGGTGAATTCGAATAA
- a CDS encoding SRPBCC family protein — MENQTQGTLPDIKQTLVFNAPIQKVWNAVATSDGIAAWLMPNDFKPEIGYEFHLEAGPFGKSPCKVTELDPPNRLTFEWGKDWSLTFELTDLEGKTEFTLIHSGWDADKVTEFGQPHTAVRETMSMGWIGLAKKLAAHVEA, encoded by the coding sequence ATGGAAAATCAGACTCAAGGCACATTGCCGGATATCAAGCAAACACTCGTTTTTAACGCACCGATTCAAAAGGTTTGGAATGCCGTAGCGACATCTGATGGCATCGCAGCTTGGCTCATGCCCAATGATTTCAAGCCAGAGATTGGCTATGAATTTCATTTGGAAGCAGGACCATTTGGCAAATCCCCTTGTAAAGTAACCGAGCTCGACCCGCCGAACCGTTTGACTTTCGAATGGGGCAAAGATTGGTCGCTGACTTTTGAATTGACCGATTTGGAAGGCAAAACGGAGTTCACTCTCATCCACTCCGGCTGGGATGCGGATAAAGTTACGGAATTCGGTCAACCTCACACAGCTGTTCGCGAGACCATGTCGATGGGCTGGATTGGTTTGGCGAAGAAACTGGCTGCTCACGTCGAGGCTTAA
- a CDS encoding ArsR/SmtB family transcription factor — translation MAVPSQKHDVFQAIADPTRRQVLQLLGDQEMPVTVISGHFPMSRTAVSKHLRILADAGLVKERKVGRETRYRLEAEPLMELKRWLSYYERYWENKLNVLKRFVESDDEEGGNALSALELVDPTKHE, via the coding sequence ATGGCAGTCCCCTCGCAGAAGCATGACGTCTTCCAAGCGATCGCCGATCCGACTCGCCGTCAGGTGTTACAGCTGCTGGGAGACCAAGAGATGCCTGTAACGGTTATCTCCGGGCATTTCCCGATGAGCCGCACTGCAGTGTCCAAGCATCTCCGTATTTTGGCTGATGCCGGGTTGGTGAAAGAACGCAAAGTCGGCCGCGAGACCCGATACAGGCTGGAGGCAGAACCGCTTATGGAGTTGAAGCGTTGGCTATCCTATTATGAACGCTATTGGGAAAACAAGTTAAATGTGCTCAAACGGTTCGTGGAATCGGATGACGAAGAAGGCGGAAATGCCTTATCCGCTTTGGAATTGGTCGATCCCACGAAACACGAATAA
- a CDS encoding winged helix-turn-helix transcriptional regulator has protein sequence MERNLLCPRFEKAVEILSKRWTSLIVFQLLSGPQRFINIDQALPNLSGKVLSERLKELEHEGIVKRVVFPESPVRIEYSLTDKGQALAPIFSEIAKWSQDWLPVQE, from the coding sequence ATGGAACGAAACCTATTATGTCCTCGTTTCGAAAAAGCTGTAGAAATCCTCAGCAAGCGCTGGACATCACTTATTGTTTTTCAATTACTATCAGGCCCGCAGCGGTTCATAAATATCGATCAGGCTCTTCCCAATTTGAGCGGCAAGGTATTGTCGGAGCGATTGAAGGAGCTTGAGCATGAAGGTATCGTTAAGAGGGTAGTATTCCCAGAAAGTCCTGTTCGTATCGAATATTCACTTACGGACAAGGGGCAGGCGTTAGCCCCGATTTTCAGTGAGATTGCGAAATGGTCACAAGATTGGCTGCCTGTTCAGGAGTAG
- a CDS encoding DODA-type extradiol aromatic ring-opening family dioxygenase, whose amino-acid sequence MISPIFVGHGSPMMAIQDTACTQFLLDYGKKLSPKAIVIFTAHWETEALTISSTNDVYDTIYDFRGFPDELFQIKYPAKGDVELARMIADRFTAKGIPVNLDSQRGLDHGSWVPLLRMFPQPACPVIQVSVNPYLPPAEQYRIGEALRGLDQEDILIIGSGATVHNLRALNWDAKEPDAWAVDFDDWLIRNMQTQNLEALFDYATLAPNARMSVPRPEHFIPLFITMGSGDPERPVQVIHRSYEVGSLSYLSVSF is encoded by the coding sequence ATGATTTCACCCATATTTGTAGGACACGGATCTCCCATGATGGCTATTCAAGATACAGCTTGTACGCAATTCCTGCTTGACTATGGCAAGAAGCTTTCCCCGAAAGCTATTGTCATTTTCACGGCTCATTGGGAGACAGAGGCACTCACTATTTCGTCCACCAATGATGTATATGACACCATCTATGATTTCCGCGGCTTCCCGGATGAACTGTTTCAAATCAAATATCCCGCCAAAGGGGATGTGGAGCTGGCTCGAATGATCGCTGACCGTTTCACGGCGAAAGGCATCCCTGTGAACTTGGATTCGCAGCGCGGGCTTGACCACGGCTCTTGGGTTCCGCTATTGCGGATGTTCCCACAACCTGCATGCCCAGTCATTCAAGTGTCTGTCAACCCGTACTTGCCGCCTGCGGAGCAGTACCGCATCGGGGAAGCTCTGCGCGGTCTCGATCAGGAAGATATCCTGATTATCGGAAGCGGAGCTACTGTTCATAACTTGCGAGCTCTCAATTGGGATGCCAAAGAGCCAGACGCTTGGGCAGTTGATTTCGACGATTGGCTCATCCGCAACATGCAAACGCAGAATCTGGAGGCGCTGTTCGACTACGCCACTTTAGCCCCGAATGCTCGTATGTCTGTGCCAAGACCAGAGCATTTCATTCCACTCTTTATTACAATGGGCAGCGGCGACCCGGAACGTCCTGTTCAAGTGATTCATCGCAGCTACGAAGTCGGTTCGCTCAGCTATCTTTCGGTCTCTTTTTAA
- a CDS encoding DoxX family protein, with product MKWTARIFQGLLAAAFLMFGFMKLSANPMQVEAFTETYGYGLNAMYVVGAIELLAGIGLVIGFWKPRIAFYSAGIIVVIMAGAMLTHVRSGQGMSTAALPLTFLILALIVALRRSRRA from the coding sequence ATGAAATGGACGGCTCGCATCTTTCAAGGCTTGCTGGCAGCAGCGTTTTTAATGTTTGGCTTTATGAAATTATCCGCAAATCCCATGCAGGTGGAAGCTTTTACAGAAACCTACGGGTATGGCTTAAACGCCATGTATGTCGTTGGAGCTATTGAATTATTGGCTGGAATCGGACTGGTTATCGGCTTCTGGAAGCCGCGCATCGCGTTCTACTCCGCTGGCATTATTGTTGTCATAATGGCTGGCGCTATGCTAACTCATGTCCGATCAGGCCAAGGTATGAGCACCGCGGCATTACCGCTTACCTTTCTCATCTTGGCATTAATTGTTGCGCTAAGACGTTCCAGACGCGCATAA
- a CDS encoding DeoR/GlpR family DNA-binding transcription regulator: MLAEERRQLILAILQKDERVVAKELADQFQLSVDSIRRDLTIMEEMGLLKKTYGGAIPIAKVRTLPQTESIRYGEALPHQHAISKLAASFIQANDAVFIGGAGIHYGMLTYLPKHIPYTIVTNSLKIAQTIREYDHIDSYLIGGKLRAASGNMIDPLAIEQVRKFSLDICFVTGGGLSAKGISTATPEGASFTRAVCDISRKKIGLAPHEKIGIDMFACSVSIEQLDLVITDAETAEEDVQKIKNRGIEVIIAPVDHN; the protein is encoded by the coding sequence ATGTTAGCTGAAGAACGTAGACAGTTGATTTTGGCCATCCTTCAAAAGGACGAACGCGTTGTCGCCAAGGAACTCGCTGATCAGTTTCAACTATCCGTCGACTCTATCCGAAGAGATCTGACCATCATGGAAGAAATGGGCTTGCTTAAGAAAACGTATGGCGGCGCCATCCCTATTGCCAAGGTTCGGACTTTACCACAAACGGAATCTATACGATATGGTGAAGCGCTGCCGCACCAACATGCAATTTCCAAGCTGGCTGCTTCCTTTATTCAAGCCAATGATGCCGTTTTTATCGGTGGTGCAGGTATTCATTATGGTATGCTGACCTATTTACCTAAACATATACCCTACACGATAGTAACGAATTCGCTCAAAATCGCTCAAACCATAAGAGAATATGACCATATTGATTCCTATTTAATTGGCGGCAAGCTTCGAGCTGCTTCAGGTAATATGATTGACCCATTAGCTATTGAGCAGGTCAGGAAATTTTCATTAGATATATGCTTTGTAACAGGAGGCGGCCTTTCAGCCAAAGGGATAAGCACAGCCACTCCTGAAGGAGCAAGCTTTACTAGAGCTGTTTGTGACATTTCCCGAAAAAAAATCGGGTTAGCGCCGCATGAAAAAATAGGAATCGATATGTTCGCTTGTTCCGTATCCATCGAGCAGTTAGATTTGGTTATCACAGATGCGGAGACCGCAGAAGAGGATGTTCAGAAGATTAAAAATCGAGGTATAGAAGTCATCATCGCGCCAGTAGATCACAATTGA